The stretch of DNA TCACCATTAGATTTGTAACTAACCACGATCGTTCCTAATCCTGGGCGGGTTACTACCGATGGCTTGCCATAACGCTCTTCGTATTCGATTTTAACGACCTTTTTGGCCTGATCGGTGATCGTCGCAATACGACCGCGATTATCGTAAGTCATATTGATCTTTTGACCATCGCTATTTTGGGCGAAAGCCAAATTACCCTTACCGTCATACTTAAACTGTGAGGTTTTAGTAGAGATCTTAGCGCCCTTCTCGTTAAAGAAGTTCGTTGTTACGGAGCTTACTTTTTTAATCTTAGGATCATATTCATAGTTCATACGTGCGGTTGGACTGGCTTTAACTTTAACCAAACCATCTGGGTAGTACTCATAAGAAATACGTTCGGCATTTCGACGGATAGAAATCGGTTTGCCAAAGACTTCATGGTAGCTGATGTCTGTCACGCTGCCATTAACCGTTGTCATAACACGTTGTAAGAAATACTGACCGTCAGGGCGTTGTTGATGCCAGAATTCGTATTTATTGTCGGCCATCACTTCTTTGCCGCAAGTTTTCTTAACTGTCGACCAATAATGATTTTTTGGATCGTTTTGTGAGAACTCGTACTTATAAGACTCTAAGCATTTGTCACGATCGGTAAAACCTAAAACCCAGTCATTCTTTTTATCGTACTTAACGGCGATAAAAGTTTTATCTGGCCATGTAGCTTTAGTCAGGTTGTGGAGCTCGTCGTATTCAAAGGTGTAGGTCTTGCCCCAAGCATTTTTTACCCATGATAAGTCATCTAGGTTTGCAAATTTGAATTCAACCAAAAGGCCGTTCGGGCCCGAGATCGATTTCACCTTTTTATTTTGATAATATTTAAACGAAAGACGGCGACTGTTATTGTCTTGGATTGTCGCAATGACGTCTTTATCGTATTCGAACTTTAAGAAGTTGCCGTTTTTATCGTATATATGCGTGAGCTTCCCTTGAGGACTGAAGCGCTGCGCACTTCCATCTGGCATATTGCGAGTGTAATAAGTTTTATTGAAAACAAAATTTTCGACTTCACGACCGTTGGCAAAGAATTTAGTACCTTCACGAACGGGAACCGCAACGCCATATTGGGTAGCGTATTCCGAACGAGCATTGTCATCTTCAAGAAGCTGAGTTTTCAAAGCAGCCAGCGATGATTCTGTCACGCCTACTTTCTTCTGAGCTCTCATTTTGGTGATAATTTGACTGATTGTATTATCAACGTCTTTGCGAGTCACTTCGCGAGGAGAAAAGGTGATCTCCATACCGCCGCCGCATTCTTTAACTTTGATATTGCCTTCGGCATTTACTTCCATCGAAGTTTCAAAATCAGAACACCAGCCGAAACCAAACATGCCGTTGAATAGCGAACGGCTGTTATAAGTGCGCACGACTTTTAAATCGTAACCACTTCCCGGAACGTCCATGTCGATCCAGGTGTTTGAATAGTTAGCATTTTTCATGTCTACAAGAGCAAATGCTTGCGCCGAGAAAAGAAAGGCGAACGCCGCCAGAGCTTTCTTCATCATTATTGGTACCTCATCCTTGACTGACAAACTACACTTTGATGGTAACAAGCTTTTTGATGACTACGCCACCGATTATTTGAAGAGCTAGCATCGCAAAGAGTAACACTAGACCTAGGGTTGTGCTGAACATGGGTTTGATGAAAGCCGGATCCACCATGAAAAAGACGCCCATAAGGATAAATGGAATGATAGAAACGATAATTCCCTGCATAAGACCTTGAGCAGTCAGGGCTTGAATTTTTTTCTCAACTTTTTGTCTCTCGCGGATTGTTATGACGATGGTCTGGAAAGTTTCCGCTAAGTTACCACCAGTTTCCTTTAAGATATTAATGGCAGTTACGAACATTTGTACGTCAGGACGTGGAATGCGCTCTCCAAGATCGTTTAAAGCACTTTCAAAGCTATCACCGACTTGCATTTGATATAAAACTTGCGAGAACTCTTGGCTGATGGGGTTTCCCATAATCTCAACCACACGCTTCATGGACTCTTGGGGATTGGAGCCTGCTTTAATACCGTTGGCCATGATAGTCAGGCCATCCACCATTTGATCCACGAAGGCCGTACAACGTTTTTCATAAATCAAACGAATCACTAAAAGCGGAAGCTGCCACCCAGCAATTGTTAACGACGCACCAAAGATGAAACCCATGATGACATTGGGCCAGAACACTAAAAATGCCAAGGCACCCACGCCGAAACTGCATAGCAGAATCAAGATGGTTACACGTCTTTCGTTCACATCCATGCCCATCACGCGCATCAACTTCAGAACTTGATCTCGTTGACCAAGACTGCGCTTATGCAGCCATGCAATGGTTTTATCGGCCCATAGGATCACGATGACAAATACGCAAATGCCAAAGATGGGAATCATGATCCATTCGTTAAACAAAAAGCTCATGGCCTATCCCGATTTTTTCACCGGAGCAACGCCTGGCATTTTAGGCATGGTTGCAATGGGTGGTTTGGCCGGACCGCTGCCCGGAGCGTTGGTGGTCGGATCATTACCAAAGATCTCGCGTGGGATGGTAACACCCTTATCGCTGAGTTTTTGGATAAAGCTGGGGATAGTACCAGTAGCTTGGAAGATTCCTTGGATTTTTCTGTTTTTGTCGTAACCAGTTTCTTTAAATCTAAAGATCTCAGCTAGCGTGACAACATCACCCTGCATGCCGGCGACTTCCGTGATGCTAAGGATTTTACGGCTACCATCAGATAGACGTGAAATCTGCACGATCAAATTCACCGCACCGGCAATTTGTTCGCGAATTGCCCGCACGGGAAGATCCATGCCTGACATCATACAAAGTGTTTCTAAACGAGCAATACATTCACGCGGGCTGTTGGCATGTGTGGTGGTCATGGAACCATCATGGCCTGTGTTCATCGCTTGAAGCATGTCTAGCGCGGCCCCGTCACGGCACTCACCCACGATGATGCGATCAGGACGCATACGTAAGGAGTTCTTAATCAAGTCTCGAATCGAAATGGCGTTGGTGCCTTCCATGGAAGCCGGGCGAGTCTCCAGGCGCACCACGTGTTCTTGTTGCAATTGAAGCTCGGCCGCGTCCTCGACTGTGATGACGCGCTCATTGGCGGGGATGTAAGAAGAAAGCATGTTCAGTAAAGATGTTTTACCTGAACCGGTACCACCAGAAATAACAACATTCAGACCGTTTTCAACACAGATGCGTAAGAAGTCGATCATGTTTTTTGTGATACTGCCATAACCGATATATTTTTCGGCGGTGATACCACCTTTTTTAAATTTACGAATTGTTAAGGCGGGTCCATCAATCGCCAAAGGCTCAATCACCGCATTCACACGCGATCCATCTTTAAGACGGGCATCGACAGTGGGTGTGGATTCATTGATCTGACGCCCTAAGGGAGTCACGATACGTTCAATAATACGACGTAAGTGGTCATTTGAAGTAAAGGTGGACGGGCTTAGCTGCACCTTGCCACTTTTCTCGACAAAGATTTTTTTATGACCATTCACCATAATCTCGGTGACGTCGTTATCTGCCAAAAGATCTTCCAAGGGGCCTAGTCCCAAAGCTTCTTCCAGAATTTCTTTGATAAGCTTTGAGCGCTCATCCCGAGAAACATCAGAAGCTTCGCGGTCGACAATCAACGTGATTTCACGTTTTGTTTTTTCGCGAACTTCTTTTTCTTTGTTTTCATCTTGTTTAGTATCAAGCAAAAGCTTTTTCAAATCCACGGTGCGGATTAATTCGTTGTGAATACGAATTTTAAGCATCGTACGGGCATCAAGGCCATGTCCGGAAACAGGCGCACTTCCCGCAGCGGCTTCTGTCGGTGGGGCTGCCAGTGGTTTAGGACGGGTCAGGGTTTTAAGTCTTTGTAAAGTTCCGCCTGTAAGTTTACGAGCGACATCATAATACGCGGCTGTCACCGGAGCTTTAGGTGAAGAAATAACGAATGGCGTGTATTTCTGTAAAGCCATCATTGTTGTCGCTTCATCTTGAGGAATGATTCCCAAATACGGAAGCTGTAACTGATTTGAAATTGTTTGTGGTGAAAGACCTGTTGGTGAAGCTTTGTTGATCACCAATTGGAACATTTCTTTCGGGAACGTCGCTGATAAAAGCTCATTGATCAGACGCTGTGTTTGCGTCACAACCAAAACTTCGGGGCTTGTTACGATCATGATCGCGGTGGCTTCTTGTAAGATCGCCATTTGCGCTGGGCCTAAATCGGTTCCGACGTCGACGACGATAAATTTAAAAGCGCGACTGAAAAACTCTGTCAGTTTTCCTAAAAGATCTGGCGCAATAGAAAGCGTTTCTTCAGGTCCACGAACCGCACCTAAGTAAGCTAAACCCGATGGGTGCATTGTTACTAAAGTATTCATGGGTTGGGCATTTAAAGAACCTTGGAAGTTCGCAAGTTCCTTAAGAGTCTTTTGAGGTTTAATTCCCATGATAACGTTTTGATCGCCAACGCTCTTTGCGTCGCAATCAATAAGAAGGACTTGAGAGCGGAGTTCGGTCATGAGGGTGCAGGCAAAGTTTGCGGCAAATACGGATTTACCGACGCCACCTTTTCCGCCTACGACTGCGATAAGATTGCAATTCTGATTAATAGCCAATGCAGACCTCCAGTTCCTTTATCGGCTGGAATAAGAGGTCCCGTTACGAGATTTTAGTCTCGTAAACGGAACTTTTTCTTAATGGCTTCGGCCCCGGAACTCGCAGAAGTCTTCACAATAGGTGTGACGAACACAACGAATTGGCTTTGTTGCTTCATGAAGTCTTTAGAGGCATACAAGCTGATGATCGGGTTCTTTTGTCCAGAAGGGCGGTTGTAACCAGTTGAAGTCGAATTACGAATCAAACCACCCACCGCGGCACTTTGACGGTCACGGACAGTCACGGTGCTGGACATTTGGTTTTTACTCACAATCGGCGCACCGGTGGCGGAAGTACCAATCAAACTTGATACCTCAAAACTCATTTCCATGTGAACCGAACCAGATTTTTCACCCAATAACACGGGCGTAATACCCGTGACGATACCCACTTGGGCAAAGGCCGTTCCTTGAACGCCATCTTTACCGATGACCGAATAAGGTTGGTCCGTCACTTGTTTGATTTCACCTTTTTTACCGTCTTCCACGATCAAGCTAGTACTTTCAAGGACGCGCGCATGCCCGTGTTGTTTGGCCCAGTTCAATTTCGGTAATAAGTTAGAAACTGTTCCCGTGATCGAGCTGATCACACCACCTGGGGTATCGCCCCCAGTTTGGAAAGTCATCTGCGAGTTGTCACCCAACTCAGGAGTGAATTGAAATTTAAAGTTTTTAGAGTAGTCCTTGCTTAACTCTACATAGTGGACAACCATTTGGATCATTTTTGCTGGTGGTTTTGGTGCGGCTTCCTTGATTTGGATCAAGTTAATAACCCCATCATTCACCGGGCGACGTTTTTTAATGGGACCACCGTCTTCGGCGGCATCAATCACGATGTCTGGAAGATACGTCTTTGCAATGATCTCGGCACGTTTTGATTCTTCATCACTGTTCGCCCAACCTTGCAGAATGATTTTATCATTGACGGCACGAACTTCGATTTCGGGATTGTTAATATCACGCGCGATAAATTCGGCGATCTTCTTTTGCGCGAGGGGACTTAAAGTAACAAGCGATGAAGCTTGATCACCAAACTGGCGGATCACGTTAAAGATACGCGCTAAGTCTTTTGGCAATAGGATCTGACCGTCAACGACAACCTTATCGTTCACGATTTTGATGTTGATGCCTTCGATATCACCTAAAAGGGCCCGAATCTCTCGCACGACTTTATCAAGTTTAGATTTTTTAATATCGATGCGATACTCGGCCACGATCTTGCTATTACGTTTATCGTGAATCGTGAGTGTCGCAAAACCTTGAGCTTTAGGAATAAAACGAATGACATTGAGGTCCTTAGAGTATTCAGCCGTAACGATACGACGGAAGTCCCCTTTGAACTCGATGTTTGCCGGTAAGGGTGGAAGTTTTTCTTCCTGCTCAATACCCAAGGTAAGATTGATGAATTTTCGAGAGCGGAAAACTCCCAATCCTTCATCCGCAGTTTGGGAGGATGGTTCCGCGACAAGTTCTTCCTGCGCGTGAGCCAATTCGACTCCTAAGGAAAGACTCAAGATCAATCCCGTAAGAAGTAGTGTTTTTTTCATCGTATCCCCCTTCATTCCCCTAAATAAACCCAATTACAAAGTCTGGAACCCGTTACGTCGTGGTGTCTGCGGCCTTTGTTGTTGGACCGGTGGTGTAAATGCAGGTCTTGGTGGTAAAGCAATCTGAGGCGCCACGGGCATATCTGCCATGACCGGTTTTCCTAAAACAGAATCCGAAGTTGAACTTGGTAAACGTGCAGGTACGGCACGGTCGCTTGGATTTCTTAAAGCGAAGAACAAGTTACCCGGAGCTGTTGAAAGGATATAGAACAGATCTTGCGCTTCTTTTGGAGTCGCCTCGATCGTGATCGTCGTATACTTTGTATCCCCTGTTAAGGCGATCTGAGTCACGTTTTTACCCGTTGAATCGATTTCAAACATACGTGGAATGTTATTAACAACGCTGACACCTGTTGCAAGAACAACAACGTCCGACATCATCACGAACACTTCACGGCGTTGATTGACTCCTTTACCGTTATCCACGGCGGCATAGATATCCACGCGATCCCCAGGGCGGACCAGTTTTGCCACGGCGCGGACTTCATCAATAGGAATAGTTACGGCACGTTTACTTGGAGCAACTTGCAAGGCAATACCCGTGTCTGGACCTGGAGTTAAAAGGTTATTTTTAACAACCATTTGTCCCTTACGAATTGGAACTGCGGCGACATTACCTATGATTTCGTCGGGAATTGAAATCGCGTCTGGCTGGATAAAATCCGCCGGCATTTCTTTTACTTCCACCATCGTGTCATAGATCGTTTGCATTTCGGCGATATCTTCTTTAGCCACGACAATACGCTTTGTAGAGCCGAAGCGTTTATCGTATTCAGCCTTCTTTTCTTGAGAATAGCTATACAGTAGGAATGTCGCGAAGACTCCTGCCGCAATCGAAAGCCAAAGGTTTCTTGTTTCATTCGATCCCATGCGTGCTACCTAACTTCCACAAGAGGCATTCAAACAGATGCCGTAAGTTGTTTTAATCCAAATGGGATTCACTCCCACTGTGGTGTTTCTTCCGTCTGGCACCTCACGCGTTTTATTATGCGTGGATGAATCAGTTCCTGTAATTTCTGCGGCTCGGTTATCGGAATTGATAAAATCAATCATGCGAGTCGTGGCCAGCCAGTTCTGACTGTTATTTTCATTTTCTGTGGTTGAACCGTGAAGACGTAATCCTGCTTTAGAAAATTCCTTGCTAACAGCATTAGGATCCGTGTTCTTAAAGTAAGTTAAATTGGCGCGATTTCTAAAAGTTTCAAATGTATAGTTGCGTGCTGAAATGGAGTTTAAGATGCCGGTGTGAATGGCGCCAAAAAAACCTAATGAGAAGTTTACAAACAGCACGATAATCATCAGAAGCGGGATCATTTCAAAGACCGCCATGCCCTTTTGATTTCTAATTGAGGATTTACGTTGTTTTTTTAACATCCGTTATCCTCCATCGGTACATATTTATTAGCTCCGGAACTACCGAGCTCTTTAAAACGTTGGTCTAAATCTAAAATTGCAGAATAGCGGCGTTTAACTTGCAGCTCCCAACATTCTTTTTGAGTTGGCTCGCGAATCAAAAGACCCGAGATATTGGCGGAAAATCCTTGATCGGGATCTTCGGCGGTGGATCCTAAGAAAGCGATCTTAATATTTAATAAGGCCGGTGAAAAAGAGAAGCGCACTCCCACCTGAGGAATACGTTGGTCACCGTTACTATAAGCGGGATAGAAATCATCAAAGCTTTTTTGCGAAACTCCCCCGCCACGCACGTCAAGTGCGGAAAGCTTAAACCAGTTTGCTCCCCCTGGAGTAAAAAAGGTTTTTAGTACTTTGTGGTTGGTAAGTTCAGCAAACTTATCTTTAGCTAGTTGCTCTTGCTTTTCTTGGTCGACGTGACCCGCAGCGTGGGCACGGGCAGCTGAAAACGCAATGTATTGAGCGACTTCGGCCATAGACAAGCTAAAGTTCAAAGCAAACAATAAAACGCAAAGACCGGCACACAGTGTGATCGAAAAGATAAATTCCGCAGTCATTATGCCGCGGGAATTCTGAATAGGTTTTAAGATCGCACTATATTGTGCTTTCATAGTTGCTCCGGATCCAATGTCAGACTGCGTTTAATCTGATTTGGATGTTTTGTTCGAGCTTGGTCGGGGGATGCCCACACACCAGCTTCGATCATTCCAGAAACTTTTTCCCAAGGACCACCAATCATCTTTGACAAGATTTTTTTCTCGCGCAGAAAATTGGAAGCACCAATGAATAGACCAATCGTGAGTACCATCAATAAGACGGTCTCGATCAGAAACTGACCTCTGTTATTGCTAACTAAGCGTTTCATCGGCCCTCTTCCCATTTTAATGGGCTACCACCGGGTCTAAATCCGTCTCCTGTTGCAAGTTGCTGCTCTACTCGAGCGGCCAAACGAGGGCCGGACTCTTTAAATGCTTTCGCGGGAGCAGACACCATGGCCTTGATCCCGAAAAAGAAAACGCAGACTAGCAACAGGACGTATTCAATTGTCATTCAAATCTTATTCGCCCTGGAAATTAGTGATTTTTTCGCTCAACTCACCAATTTTTCCGTCCATTGTCGATTTGATTTTGTCTTTGAAAAGCATGACTAGCGCTACAACCACCACAAGCAATAGGATGTACTCCGTGGCACCTTGGCCGCGCTTATTCTTCAATAGATTCTTCGAAAAGTTCTTAAACTTTTTCATTGAGTTCCCCCTTTGGACTTTTATCGGCTAATTTTGGGATTCGCTTTAGAGGGTTCCCAGTAATTGTCCAGGTCTGGACGTGTTTCAGATTGAGAAAATAAAAGATTCTTGGTTTTACGGGTGTTGAATTTGTGGGCGTGAGGTTTTTAGAAGAAATTCAGTCGGGCCTTAAGGGAAAATGTCTAATATTTAAACGGAGCCTCCCTAAGCAGACTCCGTTTAAAAAATATTTTATTTACAGTCAGATTTGTCGGAAAAAGACTTACCTAAGTCTTTGCCGTCAAACTTAGCCGAAACTTTTTTCTCGGCTAAAGTACCCTTACGGATGATCTTTGAACTTTTCTCGGCCCATTTTTCACATGCGCCGACATCGTCTAGTTTTTTGGTTTCTTCAGTCGGGTTTTTGCCGTTGTAGGGTTTCAAAACTTCGGCTTCTTTACCCGCGCAAGCCTTACGATCCGTCGTGATCATGCAATCACCGGCAAAAGCCATTTGACCAATTAAAGTCATCGCCACGATAAGAGTGGTTTTTTTCATGATACGTGCTCCTTTAAGCTGCTGATGAATCTTTTGATTCTTCAGATTTGTTTTTATTTTCTTTCTTACCTACTAATTGATGCAGATCATGCATCATTTTGTAAAGTCCTTCTGACTGGGAACGCATCTCCTCACTGGAGCTTGACACATTTCCCATGGAAGAAGCGACACTTTGCAAACTTTGATCAATGGCAGTCAGAGCTTTATTGACCTGTTCAATACCTTGGGATTGTTCTTGGGAACCCTGGGCCACATTGGAAATCAGTTCGGTGACACGACTTGAATTTTCAACAATGACTTTTAAAGAGCCTTCGCTTTCGCCCGCAATTTTTACGCCCATCGCTGATTTGGAAGTGGCTGCTTCGATCAAAGAACCAATTTCTTTTGCGGATTCCGCACTTTTTTGCGCCAGCGCGCGAACCGCGTCTGCCACTACGGCAAAGCCTTTTCCTTGCTCGCCCGCGCGAGCGGCTTCCACGGCAGCATTAAGCGCCAAGAGATTCGTTTGAAAGGCAATATCATCGATGATCCCTAAGATCTCTCCGATTTTTTTAGAGCTTTGGGAAATTTCGCCCATCACTTTAAGAAGCTCCGAGATTTTTTCTTGCCCCTGATGGACCGCGGTTTGGGCATCTTGAGAAATATTTGCGGCCTCAGAAGAGTTTAACGAATTTTGACGGACTGTTGCGGTCAACTCTTCCATGGAAGCGACAATTTCTTCAAGTGAGGCTGCCGTGGACGTGGAGTTGTTAGAAATCACGTCACTTGATTCGACCAGCTCATTAGACCGGGTGCGAATCGTATGTGAACTTTGGTCTAAGCCATCAGCCACCGCGGTCAAAGATTTTTGGACTCGACGGATGTTCCACCAGCTCGCAAAAATACCTAGGCCAATCAAAGTCACACTGGTTCCTAACAAAGCATATAAAGTCATCTTAAAGT from Bdellovibrio bacteriovorus encodes:
- a CDS encoding BON domain-containing protein, with the translated sequence MKKTLLLTGLILSLSLGVELAHAQEELVAEPSSQTADEGLGVFRSRKFINLTLGIEQEEKLPPLPANIEFKGDFRRIVTAEYSKDLNVIRFIPKAQGFATLTIHDKRNSKIVAEYRIDIKKSKLDKVVREIRALLGDIEGINIKIVNDKVVVDGQILLPKDLARIFNVIRQFGDQASSLVTLSPLAQKKIAEFIARDINNPEIEVRAVNDKIILQGWANSDEESKRAEIIAKTYLPDIVIDAAEDGGPIKKRRPVNDGVINLIQIKEAAPKPPAKMIQMVVHYVELSKDYSKNFKFQFTPELGDNSQMTFQTGGDTPGGVISSITGTVSNLLPKLNWAKQHGHARVLESTSLIVEDGKKGEIKQVTDQPYSVIGKDGVQGTAFAQVGIVTGITPVLLGEKSGSVHMEMSFEVSSLIGTSATGAPIVSKNQMSSTVTVRDRQSAAVGGLIRNSTSTGYNRPSGQKNPIISLYASKDFMKQQSQFVVFVTPIVKTSASSGAEAIKKKFRLRD
- a CDS encoding HAMP domain-containing methyl-accepting chemotaxis protein; translation: MKNLSLKGRFIFVTGLLIAISVATNVLSLERLSYQNKATSTIGEVWLPAVSKAADLNINLANYRKLEFNLLATQSTDERKLIVDEMDSLLGNITIYSKVLEPLLITDDLKKSYENFISAWDEYQAESDKFKAAVEKENTQLAEQILQDSSQKTFEKAYNALKKVTDDSYMAGVAESEKVAKNFKMTLYALLGTSVTLIGLGIFASWWNIRRVQKSLTAVADGLDQSSHTIRTRSNELVESSDVISNNSTSTAASLEEIVASMEELTATVRQNSLNSSEAANISQDAQTAVHQGQEKISELLKVMGEISQSSKKIGEILGIIDDIAFQTNLLALNAAVEAARAGEQGKGFAVVADAVRALAQKSAESAKEIGSLIEAATSKSAMGVKIAGESEGSLKVIVENSSRVTELISNVAQGSQEQSQGIEQVNKALTAIDQSLQSVASSMGNVSSSSEEMRSQSEGLYKMMHDLHQLVGKKENKNKSEESKDSSAA
- a CDS encoding type II secretion system F family protein — its product is MSFLFNEWIMIPIFGICVFVIVILWADKTIAWLHKRSLGQRDQVLKLMRVMGMDVNERRVTILILLCSFGVGALAFLVFWPNVIMGFIFGASLTIAGWQLPLLVIRLIYEKRCTAFVDQMVDGLTIMANGIKAGSNPQESMKRVVEIMGNPISQEFSQVLYQMQVGDSFESALNDLGERIPRPDVQMFVTAINILKETGGNLAETFQTIVITIRERQKVEKKIQALTAQGLMQGIIVSIIPFILMGVFFMVDPAFIKPMFSTTLGLVLLFAMLALQIIGGVVIKKLVTIKV
- a CDS encoding Flp1 family type IVb pilin; the protein is MKKFKNFSKNLLKNKRGQGATEYILLLVVVVALVMLFKDKIKSTMDGKIGELSEKITNFQGE
- a CDS encoding ATPase, T2SS/T4P/T4SS family; translated protein: MAINQNCNLIAVVGGKGGVGKSVFAANFACTLMTELRSQVLLIDCDAKSVGDQNVIMGIKPQKTLKELANFQGSLNAQPMNTLVTMHPSGLAYLGAVRGPEETLSIAPDLLGKLTEFFSRAFKFIVVDVGTDLGPAQMAILQEATAIMIVTSPEVLVVTQTQRLINELLSATFPKEMFQLVINKASPTGLSPQTISNQLQLPYLGIIPQDEATTMMALQKYTPFVISSPKAPVTAAYYDVARKLTGGTLQRLKTLTRPKPLAAPPTEAAAGSAPVSGHGLDARTMLKIRIHNELIRTVDLKKLLLDTKQDENKEKEVREKTKREITLIVDREASDVSRDERSKLIKEILEEALGLGPLEDLLADNDVTEIMVNGHKKIFVEKSGKVQLSPSTFTSNDHLRRIIERIVTPLGRQINESTPTVDARLKDGSRVNAVIEPLAIDGPALTIRKFKKGGITAEKYIGYGSITKNMIDFLRICVENGLNVVISGGTGSGKTSLLNMLSSYIPANERVITVEDAAELQLQQEHVVRLETRPASMEGTNAISIRDLIKNSLRMRPDRIIVGECRDGAALDMLQAMNTGHDGSMTTTHANSPRECIARLETLCMMSGMDLPVRAIREQIAGAVNLIVQISRLSDGSRKILSITEVAGMQGDVVTLAEIFRFKETGYDKNRKIQGIFQATGTIPSFIQKLSDKGVTIPREIFGNDPTTNAPGSGPAKPPIATMPKMPGVAPVKKSG
- a CDS encoding DUF6531 domain-containing protein, which codes for MMKKALAAFAFLFSAQAFALVDMKNANYSNTWIDMDVPGSGYDLKVVRTYNSRSLFNGMFGFGWCSDFETSMEVNAEGNIKVKECGGGMEITFSPREVTRKDVDNTISQIITKMRAQKKVGVTESSLAALKTQLLEDDNARSEYATQYGVAVPVREGTKFFANGREVENFVFNKTYYTRNMPDGSAQRFSPQGKLTHIYDKNGNFLKFEYDKDVIATIQDNNSRRLSFKYYQNKKVKSISGPNGLLVEFKFANLDDLSWVKNAWGKTYTFEYDELHNLTKATWPDKTFIAVKYDKKNDWVLGFTDRDKCLESYKYEFSQNDPKNHYWSTVKKTCGKEVMADNKYEFWHQQRPDGQYFLQRVMTTVNGSVTDISYHEVFGKPISIRRNAERISYEYYPDGLVKVKASPTARMNYEYDPKIKKVSSVTTNFFNEKGAKISTKTSQFKYDGKGNLAFAQNSDGQKINMTYDNRGRIATITDQAKKVVKIEYEERYGKPSVVTRPGLGTIVVSYKSNGEINKVDSKEGPSVAMQVASTFNNLLDVIAPATAELYL
- the cpaB gene encoding Flp pilus assembly protein CpaB; protein product: MGSNETRNLWLSIAAGVFATFLLYSYSQEKKAEYDKRFGSTKRIVVAKEDIAEMQTIYDTMVEVKEMPADFIQPDAISIPDEIIGNVAAVPIRKGQMVVKNNLLTPGPDTGIALQVAPSKRAVTIPIDEVRAVAKLVRPGDRVDIYAAVDNGKGVNQRREVFVMMSDVVVLATGVSVVNNIPRMFEIDSTGKNVTQIALTGDTKYTTITIEATPKEAQDLFYILSTAPGNLFFALRNPSDRAVPARLPSSTSDSVLGKPVMADMPVAPQIALPPRPAFTPPVQQQRPQTPRRNGFQTL